A stretch of bacterium DNA encodes these proteins:
- a CDS encoding TIGR03619 family F420-dependent LLM class oxidoreductase, whose product MEYGITLPGAGPLATPEALTAVATLAESLGYASVWVTDHIAFPEQHTSAYPYRADRKAPWPSTISYLDAFTALSWVGAVTRRVGLGTSVLILPLRPPLIVAKTVATLDYLSGGRMLLGVGAGWLREEFDLLGQPFEDRGRRMREAIRILRACWGPDPVRFEGAFYHLAPFGMDPKPVQGPRLPVLGGGEGDVALRRVAEVCDGWHPLNLTPEQVAERLDRLRRYVADAGRSMADLLLTVRPGLANPVTVDLAARYEALGVRLLVADVDYRRLTLPEALAQVAHLARALHLSGAGVA is encoded by the coding sequence ATGGAGTACGGGATCACCCTGCCGGGCGCGGGGCCGCTCGCCACCCCCGAGGCGTTGACCGCGGTGGCGACGCTCGCGGAATCGCTCGGGTACGCGTCGGTGTGGGTGACCGATCATATCGCGTTTCCCGAGCAGCACACCAGCGCCTACCCGTACCGAGCGGACCGGAAAGCCCCGTGGCCGTCGACCATTTCCTACCTCGATGCCTTCACCGCGTTGAGTTGGGTGGGGGCGGTGACCCGACGGGTCGGCCTCGGCACCTCGGTGCTGATCCTTCCGTTGCGTCCCCCGTTGATCGTCGCGAAGACGGTGGCCACCCTGGACTACTTGAGCGGCGGCCGGATGCTCCTCGGGGTGGGCGCGGGGTGGCTTCGCGAGGAGTTCGACCTGCTGGGGCAACCGTTTGAGGACCGCGGTCGGCGGATGCGGGAGGCGATCCGAATCTTGCGGGCGTGCTGGGGTCCCGATCCGGTGCGGTTCGAGGGGGCGTTCTATCATCTCGCGCCGTTCGGGATGGATCCCAAACCGGTCCAAGGCCCCCGGCTGCCCGTGCTGGGGGGAGGCGAGGGCGACGTCGCGCTCCGGCGCGTGGCCGAAGTCTGCGACGGCTGGCATCCCCTGAACCTGACCCCCGAGCAGGTGGCGGAGCGTCTCGACCGGCTTCGCCGGTACGTGGCGGACGCCGGACGCTCCATGGCCGACCTGCTGCTCACCGTCCGTCCCGGGCTGGCCAACCCGGTGACGGTCGATCTCGCGGCCCGCTACGAGGCGCTGGGCGTCCGGTTGCTCGTCGCCGACGTCGACTATCGGCGGTTGACGCTGCCCGAGGCGCTCGCGCAGGTGGCCCACCTGGCGCGGGCGCTGCATCTTTCCGGCGCCGGCGTGGCGTGA
- a CDS encoding hydroxyacid dehydrogenase — protein MARIVLLNSMLHRVGEDLLAARAQVEIVPAAAAPDRLRSALRDADAVLVRLPARITREVIAAASRLRVIGTAGAGFDNIDVAAATAAGIPVVNNAGVGPNPVAEHTVGLMIALARRIVAGDRRLRRDGWACRERLLGAELGTELSGKTVGIVGFGFIGRRVAGICTAAFGSRVLAYDPFLEDAAFAAAGVERRGDLDALLPEVDFLTVHTPLSEETRHVIGARELALLRPTAYLINCARGGVVDADALADALRAGRLAGAGIDVFDPEPPAHPHPLYALENVIVTPHIAGLSDETNRRLSVSAAEQVLQVLADERPPRLVNPEVWSRRRRG, from the coding sequence ATGGCTCGGATCGTCCTGCTGAACTCGATGCTCCACCGCGTCGGCGAGGACCTCCTCGCCGCGCGCGCCCAGGTGGAGATCGTCCCCGCCGCCGCGGCCCCCGACCGACTTCGGTCGGCGTTGCGCGATGCCGACGCGGTGCTCGTCCGGTTGCCCGCCCGGATCACCCGGGAGGTGATCGCCGCGGCGTCCCGGCTCCGCGTCATCGGCACCGCGGGGGCGGGATTCGACAACATCGATGTCGCCGCGGCGACCGCCGCCGGGATCCCCGTCGTCAACAACGCCGGGGTCGGCCCGAACCCGGTCGCCGAGCACACGGTCGGCCTGATGATCGCGCTCGCCAGGCGGATCGTGGCCGGCGACCGTCGGCTGCGGCGGGACGGGTGGGCCTGCCGTGAGCGCCTGCTGGGCGCGGAGCTCGGCACCGAGCTGTCCGGCAAGACCGTCGGCATCGTGGGGTTCGGATTCATCGGCCGGCGGGTGGCGGGCATCTGCACCGCCGCCTTCGGGAGCCGCGTCCTGGCCTACGACCCGTTCCTGGAGGACGCGGCGTTCGCGGCGGCGGGGGTGGAGCGGCGGGGGGATCTCGACGCGCTCCTCCCCGAGGTGGACTTTCTCACGGTCCACACGCCGCTGAGCGAGGAGACGCGCCACGTGATCGGCGCGCGAGAACTGGCCCTGCTTCGGCCGACGGCGTACCTGATCAACTGCGCGCGCGGCGGAGTGGTCGATGCGGACGCGCTCGCCGATGCGCTTCGGGCCGGCCGACTCGCCGGCGCGGGCATCGACGTGTTCGATCCGGAACCACCCGCGCACCCGCACCCCCTCTACGCTCTGGAGAACGTGATCGTCACCCCCCACATCGCCGGGCTGAGCGACGAAACGAACCGCCGGCTGTCCGTCTCCGCCGCCGAACAGGTCCTGCAGGTGCTGGCGGACGAGCGGCCGCCGCGCCTCGTGAACCCCGAGGTCTGGTCCCGCCGCCGGCGTGGCTGA
- a CDS encoding Maf family nucleotide pyrophosphatase: MVLASASPRRRDLLASAGIAVRAVASGIPEEDHPGEHAEARVRRLAEAKARAVARAAAGAGRFFIGADTVVVRGAEALGKPRDRGDAERMLRALSGGVHEVVTGVAVYDAAADRVHVEAVRTRVTFKALRDREIAAYVEEDRPFDKAGAYGIQGRAAFMVERIDGSYTNVVGLPLCETVEALLAMGAISP, from the coding sequence ATCGTGCTGGCGTCGGCGTCGCCGCGGCGGCGTGACCTGCTGGCCTCCGCCGGGATCGCCGTGCGGGCGGTGGCGAGCGGCATCCCCGAGGAGGATCATCCGGGGGAGCACGCCGAGGCGCGCGTCCGCCGCCTGGCCGAGGCGAAGGCCCGGGCCGTGGCGCGCGCCGCGGCCGGGGCGGGGCGGTTTTTCATCGGCGCCGACACCGTGGTCGTGCGGGGCGCGGAGGCGCTGGGCAAGCCCCGCGACCGCGGCGATGCGGAGCGGATGCTGCGCGCGCTTTCCGGAGGGGTGCACGAGGTTGTCACCGGCGTGGCGGTGTACGACGCCGCGGCCGATCGGGTGCACGTCGAGGCGGTGCGCACGCGCGTCACCTTCAAGGCGCTGCGCGATCGGGAGATCGCGGCGTATGTCGAGGAGGATCGTCCCTTCGACAAGGCCGGCGCCTACGGGATTCAGGGGCGGGCGGCGTTCATGGTGGAGCGGATCGACGGATCGTACACGAACGTGGTCGGCCTGCCGCTGTGCGAGACGGTCGAAGCGCTGCTCGCGATGGGGGCCATCTCCCCCTGA
- a CDS encoding hydantoinase/oxoprolinase family protein, translated as MSDLPQGHGGHPQAGEGHAFRIGIDVGGTFTDLVAVDEAGRVTLTKVASTPDDPSRGILEGLGLLAEAVGRDLRTLLAQTDRLVHGTTVATNALVERKGARVGLLTTEGHRDILEMREGLKDDRYNLRMPPPVPLVPRYLRIGVRERVRSDGTVDRPLSRASLAAGIRALARAGVESAAICYLHAYGNPRHEARTRQAVARSLPGVYLSVSSEVLPQIKEYERVCTTVVNAYVGPALSRYLAALAARLTASGYHRGVLIMQSHGGVATIEDSTRLAAGVILSGPAGGLAGSRFCSDLLGHGDLITFDMGGTSTDIALLEGGEPPLTGDKAVGGHKVALPSLDIHTLGAGGGSIARVDLGGILHVGPQSAGAVPGPACYGRGGDAATVTDANVVLGYLDPDNFLGGRTHLDADAAHREVTRIARRLGCSAVEAAEGIHAVVNTTMAEGIRIVSVRRGVDPRRFALLAFGGAAGLHVTRVARQLEITRVVVPRIAAVLSAWGMLATDLRYELVRTRVGEVRRVGAAGLRRLFAEMEAEGRTRLGPADAVAPTFRRSLDMRYGEQIFEINVPLDGLDLEAPDLVDQVVARFLRRHEALYTYSAADQDVVLVNARLTVVGELPVTPVEPRIPAGGTAAPAKQRRAYLGGWTEVPVYRWDDLPPGARVVGPAIFESDTTTVVAHRGEGVRVTPHGWLDVTIT; from the coding sequence ATGTCTGACCTGCCGCAGGGACACGGGGGGCATCCCCAGGCGGGGGAGGGACACGCGTTCAGGATCGGCATCGATGTCGGCGGGACCTTCACCGATCTCGTGGCGGTCGACGAGGCCGGCCGGGTCACGCTGACCAAAGTGGCATCCACCCCCGACGATCCCTCGCGAGGGATCCTGGAGGGTCTGGGCCTCCTCGCGGAGGCCGTGGGGCGAGACCTGCGCACGCTGCTCGCCCAAACCGACCGCCTCGTCCACGGCACGACGGTGGCGACGAACGCGCTGGTGGAGCGGAAGGGCGCGCGGGTCGGCCTGCTGACCACCGAGGGGCATCGGGACATCCTGGAGATGCGCGAAGGCCTGAAGGACGACCGCTACAATCTGAGGATGCCCCCGCCCGTGCCGCTGGTGCCCCGGTACCTCCGGATCGGCGTACGCGAGCGGGTGCGGTCCGACGGCACGGTGGATCGTCCCCTCAGCCGAGCGTCCCTGGCCGCGGGGATCCGCGCGCTCGCCCGGGCCGGCGTCGAATCGGCGGCGATCTGCTACCTGCACGCCTACGGAAACCCCCGGCACGAGGCCAGGACCCGGCAGGCGGTCGCGCGCAGCCTGCCCGGCGTCTACCTGTCGGTCTCGTCGGAGGTCCTCCCCCAGATCAAGGAATACGAACGGGTCTGCACGACCGTCGTGAACGCCTACGTGGGACCGGCCCTCTCCCGGTACCTCGCGGCGCTGGCCGCGCGCCTGACGGCGAGCGGCTACCACCGGGGCGTTTTGATCATGCAGTCGCACGGCGGGGTGGCCACGATCGAGGACTCAACGCGCCTGGCGGCCGGGGTGATCCTCTCCGGGCCGGCGGGGGGGCTGGCCGGAAGTCGATTCTGCTCGGACCTCCTCGGGCACGGCGATCTGATCACCTTCGACATGGGCGGGACGAGCACCGACATCGCCCTGCTCGAGGGCGGTGAGCCTCCGCTGACGGGAGACAAGGCCGTGGGCGGCCACAAGGTCGCCCTGCCCAGCCTGGACATCCACACGCTGGGCGCGGGGGGCGGATCGATCGCCCGCGTCGATCTCGGCGGCATCCTCCACGTCGGGCCCCAAAGTGCGGGGGCGGTTCCCGGGCCGGCCTGCTACGGGCGCGGCGGAGACGCGGCCACGGTCACCGACGCGAACGTGGTGCTGGGGTACCTCGACCCCGACAATTTTCTCGGCGGCCGCACCCACCTCGACGCCGACGCCGCGCATCGGGAAGTGACGCGGATCGCCCGCCGGTTGGGGTGCTCGGCCGTGGAGGCGGCGGAAGGGATCCACGCCGTCGTCAACACCACGATGGCGGAGGGGATCCGGATCGTCTCGGTGCGCCGCGGCGTCGATCCCCGCCGCTTCGCCCTCCTCGCGTTTGGGGGCGCGGCCGGGCTACACGTCACCCGGGTGGCCCGCCAGCTGGAGATCACCCGCGTCGTCGTCCCGCGGATCGCGGCGGTGCTGTCGGCTTGGGGGATGCTGGCCACCGATCTTCGGTACGAGCTCGTGCGCACCCGCGTGGGTGAGGTGCGCCGCGTCGGGGCGGCGGGGCTCCGGCGCCTCTTCGCCGAGATGGAGGCCGAGGGGCGGACGCGGCTCGGCCCGGCGGACGCCGTCGCCCCCACGTTTCGGCGATCGCTCGACATGCGGTACGGAGAGCAGATCTTCGAGATCAACGTCCCGCTCGACGGGCTCGATCTGGAGGCGCCCGACCTGGTCGACCAGGTCGTGGCGCGATTCCTGCGCCGCCACGAGGCGCTGTACACGTACAGCGCCGCCGATCAGGATGTCGTGTTGGTCAACGCCCGCCTCACGGTCGTCGGCGAGCTCCCGGTCACCCCCGTCGAGCCGCGGATCCCGGCCGGGGGAACGGCCGCGCCGGCGAAGCAGCGGCGCGCCTACCTCGGGGGGTGGACGGAGGTCCCCGTCTACCGGTGGGACGACCTCCCCCCAGGGGCGCGGGTTGTCGGTCCGGCGATCTTCGAGTCGGATACCACGACGGTGGTCGCCCACCGCGGCGAGGGCGTCCGCGTGACCCCGCACGGGTGGCTGGACGTGACGATCACCTAG